A window from Pseudomonas frederiksbergensis encodes these proteins:
- a CDS encoding alpha/beta fold hydrolase: MRARFFSTAVFLAALLFGLPSLAASRCDINVPTEQVVLAHVSLAYQSIGRASDPALLLVMGLGGQLIHWPDEVVVALCQQGFRVIRYDNRDVGLSTWRQVPADANLTFEVLRYKLGLPVSAPYTLTDMADDAFGLMDALHVEQFHVLGASMGGMIAQHMAAMAPQRVESLTLIMTSSGAEGLPAPSAALVQLLSRREAPNREVALEQQADLLAALGSPTVSDDRQALLHQAAQSYDRAFNPEGVKRQIMAILAERSRVALLNQLRVPTLVVHGTADPLLPVMHGVHLAAHIRGSQLKLIPGLAHRFQDAFKAPLLAAVLPYLQAHREDSSHWAQIDPVAEPNLL; the protein is encoded by the coding sequence ATGCGTGCACGATTTTTTTCCACAGCGGTTTTCCTGGCCGCGCTGTTGTTCGGCCTGCCGTCCTTGGCGGCATCTCGTTGCGATATCAATGTTCCGACCGAACAGGTCGTTCTGGCACACGTGAGCCTGGCGTACCAGAGCATCGGCCGTGCCTCGGACCCTGCGTTGTTGTTGGTGATGGGCCTGGGAGGGCAGTTGATTCACTGGCCGGATGAGGTGGTGGTCGCGCTGTGTCAGCAGGGTTTTCGGGTGATTCGCTATGACAATCGCGATGTCGGGCTCTCGACCTGGCGGCAAGTCCCCGCTGACGCCAACCTGACCTTCGAAGTGCTGCGCTACAAACTCGGTTTGCCGGTGTCGGCGCCGTACACCCTGACCGATATGGCGGATGATGCTTTTGGCTTGATGGATGCGTTGCACGTCGAGCAGTTTCACGTGCTGGGCGCGAGCATGGGCGGGATGATCGCCCAGCACATGGCTGCGATGGCGCCGCAACGGGTCGAGAGCCTGACCCTGATCATGACCAGTTCCGGGGCCGAAGGCTTGCCGGCGCCGAGTGCGGCGTTGGTGCAATTGTTGTCGCGCCGTGAGGCGCCTAATCGCGAAGTGGCGCTGGAGCAACAGGCCGATTTGCTGGCGGCGCTGGGCAGCCCGACGGTGAGCGATGATCGGCAGGCATTGCTGCATCAGGCAGCGCAATCCTATGACCGGGCGTTCAACCCCGAGGGCGTGAAGCGCCAGATCATGGCGATCCTCGCCGAACGCAGTCGTGTGGCGCTGCTCAATCAACTGCGCGTACCGACGCTGGTGGTTCACGGCACTGCTGATCCGTTGCTGCCGGTCATGCACGGCGTGCACTTGGCGGCGCATATCCGCGGCAGTCAGTTGAAGCTGATTCCGGGGCTGGCGCATCGATTCCAGGACGCGTTCAAGGCGCCGTTACTGGCGGCGGTGTTGCCGTATTTGCAGGCCCACCGCGAA